The window ACGCGCTCATGACCTTCGGCTGGAACTCCGTGAGCCGCAGCCGAGACTTCTCCGCCGTGACCAAGGACTCGCGCTTGCGCTGGTAGGCGCGGAAAGCGGGCACCTGCTCCACCCGGAACCGCTTGGTGCGGGCCAGGAACTCATCGAGCCGCAGGTCGAGCGCGCGGTCGGCGATCCGCGGATGCGCCCCGAGCAGACCCTCGACCCGCTCGGTGAGAGCGGCGGACGAGTCGTGCCGCGGCAGGTCCGCGCACAGCTCGATCGCGACCGCTTCCGGCAAGTCCACATCGGACAGATCGGTGGTCGCCTGGAACGCGCCGAGCCAGGCGAGGACGAGTTGGTGCCGGGTGCCGAGATCGTCGCCCAGCGAACGGATGTCCTCGTCGAACTGCTGCCCACAGGCGGCACGGAAGCGGTCGACGAGCGTGCGGGCGGCGGCACTGGTCACGAATCCCAGCGGCGCGCTCGCCAACTCCTCGAACAGGTACTCGCCGACATCCTCGACCGGCAGACCGGCTCCGGCCAGGAACTCCGACGCCGCACCGGAAAGCTCCGCGCTCAGGGCGGCGATGGCGGGTGGCGGCCCGAAGGCCGATCGGACCCGGGCCAGCGAGCCCGCGCGAATCGTCCACTGGTTCCGGGTCGCCTCATCGGTGCCATAAGCCCAGAACAGCTGGGCGGCCGCGCGGACGGCGGGCGAATAGCGCAGCAGACCGGCACCCGCGTGCAGGCGCAGCAGCACGTCGAGGATCTGCGTGGCGTCGTGGTCGTGCACGCCACGTTCGTAGCCCTCGTCGTAGCGGCTCTCGGCGACCTTGCGCACCTCGGCCAGCAAACTCTCCGACTCGCGCAGCGCGACCGCGTCGCCCGAGTCCAAGATGGACGCAGCGAGATGCTCGGCCCGGTAGACCGCAGGCGACTCGGACACCAGCAGCTGTGACCAGAAGACGCTGGTGTGCTGGAAGTCCTGGTCGCGGACCGGCGAGCGGTAGTCGGTCCCGGTGACCGCGAACGCCATCTCGTCGCCATGCGGGACGAGCGTCAGGTCGAGCGGCTGGGTGTTGACGGCGAAGGCGTGTTTGCCGAAGCGCAGCGTGTCGCCGCCGTCGCTGAACAGGTCGAGGCGGTCGCGCAGCGAGCGGCCCGCGTCCTGCCGGGCGGCCTTCACCCGGCCCGCCAGTTCCTCGGCCCGGACCTGGTCACCGAGTTCGCGCAGGTCCGCGGTCACCGAGCGGAGCTTGGCGACCATCGGGTCGGAGGCGAAGTAGGTGTTGACCTCGTCGATCGAGGCCAGGCTCGCCACCCGGCGGGTGACACTGGCCAGCACCCGCTCGGCCGACTCGACAAGCCGGTCGGCCCGGCGGGCGCGGTCGTCGAGCAGGGCCTGCTTGCGCGAGGAGAACGCCTCGTAGACGTCTGTCCGCTTCTTGCTGAGCTCGGTGAGAAAGTCGTCGAACTCGCCGAAGCGCGACTCCAGGTTCTCCACCTGGAGCATCAGTCGGCCGAGTTGCTCGTCGCAGCGCTCCGGGGTGTCCGCGACCGCCAGCGCTCCCGTAATGGCCTGCCCGAGCAGGGCGAACTCGGCGGCGAACTCCGCGCGGCCCTCAGTAGCCAGGAGTTCCTTGCGGCGCGCGGTGAGGGTGGCGCGGGCCCGGTTGACCCCCGCGAGGACTTCGCCGATCCGTTCCAGGATGGACGTGCGCGCGGTGGCGTCGGCGATGTCGAGCGAGCCGACGACCTCGGTGACGACCTCCAGCCCCTCGGACTGCTCGCTGAGCCGCTCGCTGATCGGCGCCGCCTCGGCGACCGTGGCGATCGACTCGGCGTCGGCGACCAGCTTGGCGACCTGCTCGTGGTAGCCGGTGAACGCGTCGGCGCCCTGCAGGAAGCCGACGGCGCGCTGGCCCGCCGAGGTCTGCTCCTCGGCCACCATCGCGTCCAGCGAGTCCACAGTAGACAAGTCGACATATCGCTGTTCGCGCAGGGTGATGAGCCTGCCCTGGGCGCGGCGCAGCTCGGCGAGCTGGGAAACCCAGGCGGCGGCCGACTTCGGCGCCTCGCCGCGCACGGTCCGCACCAGCGTGGTGATCTGGGCCGAGGTCTCGGCCAGCACGTCGGCGGCCTGCTTGGTCAGCGCGGTGACCGTTTCGAACTCGTCGAGCACCTGCTCGGCGGTGGCCCGCACCTCGGTCAGCGGCTCGCGCAGGTCGCCGAGGTCGAGCCAGTGGTAGATGTCGAACGCCCGGGAGCAGGACGCGATCAGCGACTCGAAGACGGCGGCGGACGGAGCCATGTCGTCGACCATGTGCGCCACCGACAGGCAGTCGGAGATCCCGCGCACCAGCTCCGGGTTGCCGACCCGCTCCAGCGGCCCGGTCCCGACCGGCTGCGCGGCCGCGTAGGTGTCCGACAGGTACGGCGTCTGCCAGACCTGCATGGGATGCACGCGGGTCGGCTCCTCGGAGACGGCCCGGAACACCACCAGGGTGCCGTCGTCGAAGAGCGAATACCCGTGGCAGACCAGCGGGTTCGCCACTTCCTTGCGGATCAGGTTGTACGGCAGCAGAAGCGAGCGGCCGTCGCCGCGGGCGTGGAAGACGAACAGCACGTCCTCGCCGTTGGGCGAGCGGATGACCCGCTCGTACTCCAGGTCGGTGACGTCGGTGTCGAACGTCTTGTGGACGCCGGTCGCGAGGTAGTAGCCGCCGGGGAAGATCAGGCCCTGGTCCTCCGGCAGCCGCCTGCACGCCTGGCCGATGCCGTCGAGCCGCACCACGGACTTGGTGTGGGTGTTGAAGACCAGGTGCCGCCAGGCGGTCTCGTTGTACGGCCGGACGCGGAGGAGGATCAGCGGCCCCACCTCGGCGTAGTGCACGTCGGCGTCGGCGAGGCTCTGCAACGGCTCCGCGACCGACTCGGCGTAGATGCCTTCGCCGGTCTCGGTGTTGTTCTCGATCTTGAGCGTGAGGTCGCCGTGGATCGTCTCGACGAACACCTTGTCCAGGATGGAGATGTGCGGGAACCGGCCGAGCACGTGGTTGTCGCGGGTCGTCTCGACCCACTCGAAGTCGTGCGACGGCGGGAAGACGTGGTCCCGTTCACCACGGTTGTCCTCATAGGACACCAGTCCGCTGGGAGTGATCTTCCACCGCAGGACCTTGATGTCCTCGGTGCGCGGACCGGTCTGGAACACCGCGAGCAGCTTGCCCTCGACCCGGCGCAGTTGCAGCAGCCGGGTCTCGCGGTAGTACCGGTACAGCTCGCCGAAGTCGCGGACGAACTGCTCGTCACGCAACAGCTCCGGCAGCTCCTCCGCGCCCGCCGCGTCGAACCGGAACGCCTCGCCGTCGCGCACGAAGCTGTGCAGGGAGAAGACGTCGTCGATCGTGGTCTCCGGCTTGAGGCCGATGAACACGTTGTAACCGAACAACATCTGCCCACCCACGGACACGATGTCCCTGGGCACACAGTTGTTCTCCGTGCGGATCCGGTCGTTGCCGACCAGCCGCAGCTCGGTCCCGCCGAACACCCGCAGGCGTTCGACGTTGAGCGCCTCGGCCCGGCGGGCCAGCTCGGCGGCTTGCTCGCCGAGCCGGGCCCGCAGCACCTCGTACGTGCCCGCGTCAAGCGCGGGGGCCTGCGTGGCCACCTCAGTCGTCGTCACCGCTGTCGGGTCAGCTCTGCGCGGCGGCCAGGGCGGCGACCGGCTGGTCGGCGATGCCGAGACGCTGCGCGTGGCCGAGCAGCTCCTGCAGCTTCGTCGAGTCGCCGCCACCGGTGTTGATCAGCTTGAGCAGCAGGGCCGACACGGTCAGGTTCTTGACGTCGTTGGTGCCGAACGACCCGAGGATGCCCTTGAGGTCGTCGGTGAAGCTCGCCGAACCGTTGAGCCACCCGCCGCCGAGCTGCTGCGCGACCGACGAGTGGTCGACGAACCCGTCGACGGCCTTGCCCATCGAGATCGCACCGACGATCTTGTCGAAGAACATGGTCTCGCCGCCGACGATGTCGATGTCGGCCTTCTCCAGGCCCGCGGCCAGCACCATGGCCTGCGCCTCGGCGACCTCGCGCTGCGCGTCGATGCCCTTGAGGCGGACCTCCTTGTCGGCTTCGAGCCGCAGGCGGTACTCCTCGTGCCCGCGGGTCGCGTCGTCCATCGCGGCCAGCGCGCCCGCCTTGTCGGACAGACCTTCGGCCTCGCCCTTGAGCTTCTCCTTGATGCCCTCGGCCTCGGCCATCGCCTTCTCGCGGTAGACCGCCGCCTCCGCGCGGCCGACCTTCTCGATCGCCGCCGCGTCGCGCTCACGGACCTGGACCTCGGCCAGCCCCTTCGCGGCCGCCTCGGCCTGAGCGCCCTCGGCGAGCCGGATCATCGCCCGGGTGTCGAGCTCCGCAGCCTGCTGGCGGGCCTCGGCGAGCACCAGTTCCTCGCGGGCCTTGTGCTTGGCCGACGCCTCGGACGCCTCAGCCGCCTTGATGTCCTTGACCAGGCTCTCCTGCGCCTCGGCCTCGGCGCCGATGATCAGCGCCTGGCGCTTGCGCTCGGCCTCCTCGACCATCCGCAGGCGCTTGATGTTCTCTTCCTGCTCGGCGACGGTCTTGTCGACGGCGATGCGCTCGCGCACGACCTCGGCGACCGCGCGCTTCTCGGCCTCGACCTCTTTGTTCTTGGAGATGGTGGAAAGCTCGGTCTCGCGCTCGCGGGCGATGACCTCCAGCATCCGGTCCTTCTCGATGCGCTCGGTCTCGATGGCGATGACCCGCTCGCGGTTCTTCTCCGCCACCGCGATCTCGCGGGCCTTGTTCTCGGTCTGGATGCCGAGCGCTTCCTCGGTGCGCAGGTGCGCGGTGTTGGCCTTGAGCCGCTCCTCGGCCTGGACCTTGGCGGTCTCGGCCTCTTCACGGGCGCGCATGGTGTCGACCTCGCGACGCTGCTTGATCTCCGCGTCCGCCTGCCTGCGCTCGAGTTCCAGGATGGCCTCCCGCGCGTCGACGTTCTGGCGGGTGATCTCCTTCTCCTCGTTGCGCTGGAACTCGTTGGTGCGGATGTGCTCGATCGCGGTCAGCTCGGTGATCTTGCGGATGCCTTGCGCGTCAAGGATGTTGGCCGCGTCGAGCTGGGTCATCGGGGTCTGCTCCAGGTAGTCGATCGCCGCGTCCTCAAGGCTGTAGCCGTTGAGGTCGGTGCCGATGACCCGGATGATCTGGTCGCGGAAGTGGTCGCGCTGGGTGTAGAGGTCGACGAAGTCGAGCTGCTTGCCGACGGTCTTGAGCGCCTCGGAGAACTTGGCGTTGAACAGCGCCTGCAGGGTGTGCTCGTCGCTGGCCCGCTGGGTGCCGATCGCCTGGGCGACCTTGATGACGTCCTCGACGGTCTTGTTGACCCGCACGAAGAACGTGATCCGGATGTCGGCGCGGATGTTGTCGTGGCAGATCAGGCCGTCCTTGCCCGCACGGTTGATCTCGATGGTCTTCACCGAGATGTCCATGAGCTCGGCCTTGTGCAGCACCGGGAGCACGACCGCGCCGGTGAACGTGACGTCCACCTTCTTGACCTTGGACACGATCAGCGCCTTGCCCTGCTCCACCTTCCGGAACAGCCTGCTGACCAGGAACAGCATGATGATGATGACGAGCAGGATCACGCCGAGCAGGATGCCCAGACCGGTGGAGATCAGGTCCATTCTTGGTGCCCCTCAGTAAAGGTCAGATCAGGAAAGTGGAACGTCGACGGCGGAGATCCAGAAGAACTCGCCGGTCGGGTCGTAGTCGTAGATGAACGCGGTGTCGCCGGTGCCCAGCACGGGCCCGCCCGCGCGGCGGACCTGGATGATCGCCGAGGAGCCGTCGTCGGCGGTGACCTCGGCCTGGCCGAAGGTCTCGTCGACGACGCCGGTGCGCACCACGCACGGCCTGCCGACGAAGTCGATCCGGGAGGCGACGACCTCGTCGCCGAACATCCGGCGCAGCGGGACGACGACGATCCGGGTCACGAGCAGCGCGATGAGCAGCGCGGCGAGCAGCACGCCGATCAGGAGCGCGATCTTGAGCGGAGCGGCGAATCCGACATCGCCAAGCAGGACCGTGCCCACGAAGGCGACGAACCAGGCCACCACGATCACCAGGGTGAACGCGATGCTGGCGGGCACACCCCCGAGGCCGAACCCGTCGGCGACGCCGCCATCCAAACTGTCCGCCGCGTCCACTTCGGACGCACCCAGCGCGACGAAGAGCCAATAAAGGATCACGACGAGCAAGAGGAAAGTGAACAACACGACGGGGAAACGGAGAGTCGTCGCGACGAACTCACCCATTTACCGCCCCCATCACCGAGTTGTCGAGGCCGACCCTAGCGGTCTTCCCCTGTGTAGTTCGCGTTTCCGCGAGACAATGTGACGCGGTGGAGACCACCGAAGTTCCACCCGTCCACAGCGGACCGCAGATTAGTGTTACCGGAAGTAACTGTTACTTGCTATCATGGCTTCGAACAGCCGCGAGAGAGGCAAGGACCATGACGCTGGCACACGCCGACACACCGCCCGCCGGGGGCGCGCCTGTCCTGCAGATCCTTATCGCGCTGGGCATGTTCGCGGCGGTGTTCATCCCGCTGACGATCTTCGCCGTGCGCGAGGTGCGCGGCCGCAAGACCGCGCTGGGCGGACTGGCCGATTTCGCCGCCCGGATCACCGGACTGCCCCGCTGGGCGCCGCTGCCGATGGCCGTGGCGTTCGCCTCCGGCATGTCGGCGCTGATCGGCGTGTACTGGGACGTGCCGATCCACATGGAACTCGGCCGCGACGAAGGCCCGCTGGCAAACCCCTCGCACTACCCGATCTACTTCGGACTCGTCGGCATCTTCGCCTCCGGCATCATCAGCGCCGCACTGTCCGTGCGCGACATGCCGCCCGGCGGCCTGAAGATCGGGCCGAACCTGCGCATCC is drawn from Actinokineospora alba and contains these coding sequences:
- a CDS encoding DNA repair ATPase yields the protein MTTTEVATQAPALDAGTYEVLRARLGEQAAELARRAEALNVERLRVFGGTELRLVGNDRIRTENNCVPRDIVSVGGQMLFGYNVFIGLKPETTIDDVFSLHSFVRDGEAFRFDAAGAEELPELLRDEQFVRDFGELYRYYRETRLLQLRRVEGKLLAVFQTGPRTEDIKVLRWKITPSGLVSYEDNRGERDHVFPPSHDFEWVETTRDNHVLGRFPHISILDKVFVETIHGDLTLKIENNTETGEGIYAESVAEPLQSLADADVHYAEVGPLILLRVRPYNETAWRHLVFNTHTKSVVRLDGIGQACRRLPEDQGLIFPGGYYLATGVHKTFDTDVTDLEYERVIRSPNGEDVLFVFHARGDGRSLLLPYNLIRKEVANPLVCHGYSLFDDGTLVVFRAVSEEPTRVHPMQVWQTPYLSDTYAAAQPVGTGPLERVGNPELVRGISDCLSVAHMVDDMAPSAAVFESLIASCSRAFDIYHWLDLGDLREPLTEVRATAEQVLDEFETVTALTKQAADVLAETSAQITTLVRTVRGEAPKSAAAWVSQLAELRRAQGRLITLREQRYVDLSTVDSLDAMVAEEQTSAGQRAVGFLQGADAFTGYHEQVAKLVADAESIATVAEAAPISERLSEQSEGLEVVTEVVGSLDIADATARTSILERIGEVLAGVNRARATLTARRKELLATEGRAEFAAEFALLGQAITGALAVADTPERCDEQLGRLMLQVENLESRFGEFDDFLTELSKKRTDVYEAFSSRKQALLDDRARRADRLVESAERVLASVTRRVASLASIDEVNTYFASDPMVAKLRSVTADLRELGDQVRAEELAGRVKAARQDAGRSLRDRLDLFSDGGDTLRFGKHAFAVNTQPLDLTLVPHGDEMAFAVTGTDYRSPVRDQDFQHTSVFWSQLLVSESPAVYRAEHLAASILDSGDAVALRESESLLAEVRKVAESRYDEGYERGVHDHDATQILDVLLRLHAGAGLLRYSPAVRAAAQLFWAYGTDEATRNQWTIRAGSLARVRSAFGPPPAIAALSAELSGAASEFLAGAGLPVEDVGEYLFEELASAPLGFVTSAAARTLVDRFRAACGQQFDEDIRSLGDDLGTRHQLVLAWLGAFQATTDLSDVDLPEAVAIELCADLPRHDSSAALTERVEGLLGAHPRIADRALDLRLDEFLARTKRFRVEQVPAFRAYQRKRESLVTAEKSRLRLTEFQPKVMSAFVRNRLLDEVYLPLIGDNLAKQLGAAGDAKRTDQMGLLLLISPPGYGKTTLMEYVANRLGLVFVKVNGPALGHEVTSIDPADAPNATARQEIEKINFGLEMGNNVLLYLDDIQHTNPELLQKFISLCDAQRRMEGVWDGRTRTYDMRGKRFAVCMAGNPYTESGKRFRVPDMLANRADVWNLGDVLSGREELFALSYVENSLTSNPVLAPLSTRERADIGLFVRMARGDDSVRSDQLSHPYSAVEVEQILSVLRKLLRVQEVVLANNQAYIESAAQADSSRTEPPFGLQGSYRNMNKLAERIVPVMNDAELEAVIDDHYQGEAQTLTSGAEANLLKLAELRGRLSASQGERWAVVKAAYLREKALGGDGTDPMSRAVGAVGLLADRVGDIGSAIRSRT
- a CDS encoding flotillin family protein, with the translated sequence MDLISTGLGILLGVILLVIIIMLFLVSRLFRKVEQGKALIVSKVKKVDVTFTGAVVLPVLHKAELMDISVKTIEINRAGKDGLICHDNIRADIRITFFVRVNKTVEDVIKVAQAIGTQRASDEHTLQALFNAKFSEALKTVGKQLDFVDLYTQRDHFRDQIIRVIGTDLNGYSLEDAAIDYLEQTPMTQLDAANILDAQGIRKITELTAIEHIRTNEFQRNEEKEITRQNVDAREAILELERRQADAEIKQRREVDTMRAREEAETAKVQAEERLKANTAHLRTEEALGIQTENKAREIAVAEKNRERVIAIETERIEKDRMLEVIARERETELSTISKNKEVEAEKRAVAEVVRERIAVDKTVAEQEENIKRLRMVEEAERKRQALIIGAEAEAQESLVKDIKAAEASEASAKHKAREELVLAEARQQAAELDTRAMIRLAEGAQAEAAAKGLAEVQVRERDAAAIEKVGRAEAAVYREKAMAEAEGIKEKLKGEAEGLSDKAGALAAMDDATRGHEEYRLRLEADKEVRLKGIDAQREVAEAQAMVLAAGLEKADIDIVGGETMFFDKIVGAISMGKAVDGFVDHSSVAQQLGGGWLNGSASFTDDLKGILGSFGTNDVKNLTVSALLLKLINTGGGDSTKLQELLGHAQRLGIADQPVAALAAAQS